One window of the Halictus rubicundus isolate RS-2024b chromosome 6, iyHalRubi1_principal, whole genome shotgun sequence genome contains the following:
- the LOC143354743 gene encoding omega-conotoxin-like protein 1, whose translation MSKLMLYIFVAMLAMTVVMGASSSCGRHGDPCVSDSECCSGIKCHRYANRCQVQITAEELMAQREKILGRKGKDY comes from the exons ATGAGCAAGCTTATGCTGTACATCTTCGTCGCCATGCTGGCGATGACTGTCGTTATGGGAGCTTCGAGCTCGTGTGGCCGCCATGGTGATCCC TGCGTCAGCGACAGCGAGTGCTGTTCCGGCATAAAGTGCCACAGGTATGCGAATAGGTGTCAAGTCCAGATCACGGCCGAGGAGCTGATGGCTCAGCGCGAGAAGATCTTAGGTCGGAAGGGCAAGGACTATTGA